In the Nocardioides marmotae genome, GTCGAGCTGGCGCTCCTCGGCGTACCGCTCGTCACCGAGCCAGGAGTCCTCGGGGCCCCAGATGATCTCCTCGGGCTCCCAGATGTCCTCGCGACCGAAGCCGAAGCCGAAGGTCTGGAAGCCCATGTCCTCCATCGCGACGGTGCCGGCGTAGACGAGCAGGTCGGCCCAGGAGATCTTCTGGCCGTGCTTCTGCTTGACCGGCCACAGCAGGCGGCGGGCCTTGTCGAGGTTGGCGTTGTCGGGCCAGCTGTTGAGCGGGGCGAAGCGCTGCGAGCCCTCGCCCGCGCCGCCGCGGCCGTCGTAGATGCGGTAGGTGCCGGCTGCGTGCCAGCTCATCCGGATGAACAGGCCGCCGTAGTGGCCGAAGTCCGCGGGCCACCAGTCCTGGGAGGTGTTGAGCACCTCGACGATGTCGCGGCGCAGCTCCTGCAGGTCGAGCTTCTTGAACTCCTCGGAGTAGTCGAAGTCCGGGCCGAGCGGGTTGCTCTTGGAGGAGTGCGCGTGCAGCGGGGTCAGGTCGAGGCTGTTGGGCCACCAGTCCTGGTTCGTGCGGGGACGCGTGTTGGTCGCCGGCGTCGGCGTGTCGATCGCCGGGTTCTCGCTCTCGCTGCCGTGGGCGGCGGCGGAGTCGTGCATGACCGGGCAGCCGCCCTCGGCCTTGCGATCGATCCCCTGCGGGCTGACGGGGGCGTTGTCGTCCTGGGTCATGTGGTTCCTTCCGGCTGCTTACTGATGGAGGGTCGAGCGGTGGTGGTGGGAGGGGTGGTGCTCGCCGTGCCGGCGGCCGCGCAGTCGGGGCAGGTGCCCCAGTAGACGACCTCCGCCTCCTCGACCACGAAGCCGTGGTCGTGCGAGGCGGTCAGGCAGGGGGCGTGGCCGACGGCGCAGTCGACGTCGGCGATCGTGCCGCACGAGCGGCAGACCACGTGGTGGTGGTTGTCGCCGACGCGCGCCTCGTAGCGAGCGGTCGCGCCGGCGGGCTGGATGCGCCGGACGATGCCGGCGTCGGTGAGCGCCCGGAGGACGTCGTAGACCGCTTGGTGGGAGACCGCGCCGAGGTTGGCGCGGACGTGTCCGATGACGGTGTCGGTGTCGGCGTGGGGGTGCTCGTGGACCGCGTTGAGCACCGCGAGGCGGGGCTTGGTCACCCGCAGTGAGGCGTCGCGCAGGGCGGTGGTGAAGTCCGGCCCGCCGCCCTGAGGGTGGTGCGACTCGGTCATGGCCCGAGCATGACGACTTTTCTGGAACAAGTCAAGATTGCGCCGTCCGGCCGGCGGTGCGCGCTTCTGCGAGG is a window encoding:
- a CDS encoding Fur family transcriptional regulator → MTESHHPQGGGPDFTTALRDASLRVTKPRLAVLNAVHEHPHADTDTVIGHVRANLGAVSHQAVYDVLRALTDAGIVRRIQPAGATARYEARVGDNHHHVVCRSCGTIADVDCAVGHAPCLTASHDHGFVVEEAEVVYWGTCPDCAAAGTASTTPPTTTARPSISKQPEGTT